tatatatatatatatatatatatatatatatatatatagtcaaaactattgaaaattttgcaagatgcaacaaaaaattttaaaaaataaaaaaaatgtggaaattttacatgtatatatataaatgtacatatatatacacatatatatatacaaatatacatgtattcatatatatatatatatatatatatatacacatatatatatatgtagaaagggCCAGGCAACAGGTTCtacttatatacaatacatactgaACTTCACGAAGTTCCTGCCtctaatggttatatttacataccgaaatctaccagtaaataattgttggtttttttaaaaaaccatcaaggaaattatttactcttattattatatatatatgtatatatatatatatatatatatatatatatatatatatatatatatatacatgtatatatatatatatatatatatatacatatatatacacatgtatatatatttcatttctgattttggtttgcaagattctttatatgagtccgtgtgttgaagcatattctgtggtgtctggggagagtcattctcttttagtgccttataatttaacacgctcaccaataaaatttccacttatttcttttttcattttaaaaaaatttttgttgcatcttgcaaccttttcaatatgtTTGAgtctatatacatgtgcatatataattatatatatatatatatatatataatgaagggtgaaattaattaatttggaataattatcaattacaccaagtagtcttcggcatgtaaaagcctcattcgaggaaaatttaagtaatactaaattcggtatgtggtaaggcaattcgttgctaaaccctttattgcttagtatatatatatatatatatatatacacacatatatgtatatatatacacatatacatgtgtgtatatatatatatatatatatatatatatacacatacatgtatatatatatatatatttgagatgcAATACGAAACCAGTGTCAATCTTGAATTGTTTTAATCCCCAAAAATTATATGTTGACACTCCTGGGGTGTGATAGTATTACcatgtaaaattttatttgatttggttCAGCTGTTTGAGAATGGATTGGGAACAGACAGAGACAAAagattttacatatatagatagattatcaaACATAACCAAATAGCGTGCATAGATAACCATTTATTGAAATGGCTGATATCCAAATAATTACCTCAATACCATTTTAAATATTGTGGCTATTTAAATACAATACTGTTCAGGTAccacaaaaacaaatgaaattttaaaggcAGAATGAAGATGGACAGTTTCACAAGATGATAACAGATTTATAATCCACAGTATAGTCTACTAGAGCCATAAGTAACATGCCACAGTATATCAATATACTAattcagaaacatatatacaattttttttttttatcatgataaGTCATTGATGCTTCTAACTAAATCTAATTTGTTTTTGGTGTTTAAACttgcttttaaaatttatttcaaatttaaataacaattaaCCAAATTAATTTAGAGCACTTTTAAAATGGTAACATagaaatttatcaataaaaaaatcttcaaagtggttcttgatattaaaaaaaaaactgtaagtgCATAGTCATTTAAAAGAAACCAAAAACCATTTGGCATACAAGAGAAACaataatctcttaaatataaaaatatgcaaaacaaatttatttaaacaaaagcttgtaattgaatttggtaggcagaagttcccatcatgtgtgtacatatgtgtgaaagTGCTTGTGTCTCCTAACAGAAAGAAGGGAAAAGTGTAAGACTATTTCAATCTTTTTGTATATTGGACATATGGTCTTCTTAATTAACTGAATATGAAAATAGTATGTGTATTCACACATTAATGTACCTTTCCctcaattgaaaaaataaaagaatataatcaagatagacagaaaaaaaccCTACAACtttcatcaaaaatattttattaaaatggaaattaaatatattttgacaagTAGTTTGTTCACTTAAATATAAAACCTATAAATGTAGGGAGAGTGTGAAGTTAGGATagtcgtgctttttttttttcaaaatcatatcTATCTTAATTTTTCCAAAGGTGAAATAAGTGTGGTGATTTCAATCAGAAACTAAAATCAATTTGTGAATTTAATCTACCAAAAAAATGACGTTATGAATGGAGACATGCATATTTCAAAATTAGTatgtttttaatatgtatatacttggGCAATACTGCTTTCTTACAAAGCATTTTTATTAGGTgaaattacatggaaaaatattttttatatggaTCTTTATCATAGAAATTTATTTCCAACATTTCCCTCTGCCTTACacaagtacacatgcatacacacacatcacattaaAAAATTTGAGCAATAAATAAGACAGTTTCAGTTTTTTTTCATATGCTCAGGCTCTTGTTATGAATTATCTGATAGAGAAAGCCTGCCTGTCAGAGCTCTGTGACAAAGGAGTGTGCATCTCTACTTCAACTCCTtattgaagagagaaagagaaaaaatatctcTGCATTTTGAAAGCCATGGGTGTCTTTctcatgcctgtgtgtgtcttcCTCATGCTTGTGTAAAAGCAACTACAAAAAGAAGTGGGAAAAACAGAAACTGAAGTAGAAGGTAAGACACAAGAGGAGCTGTTCCCACCCCTAAGGAGTTATTGAATTTTACAGTGAACAGTAAAGAGAGCATTACTTGGAACAGTATCAGGGAAGCTGAAAAGACAGACTTTTGATAAAGACCACATTATCAGTCTATGAACGTTTGAGAGATTATGTCCCAGAGAATAAAGTTTTTCATGACTTAGCTGGCTGAAAAAATACTCACAGGCACTTTTGGATCAAGGATCACAAGGATCAAACCTGGCTTTGATCAAACCTACATAGTAGCTtcttactttgtgtgtgtataggttgcCCTCTTTGTCTTTTTGCTTTGAATTGTATCTTTTTTTTAACTATATCTCTGTGTTATGTCATCAtctgactattattattactgctatttgTTATTTACTAGTTGGATCTGGAGGAAGAGGTAGTGTCTGTAGTCTTGCAATTCCTCCTAGACTAGCAAGATTGATACCATTCCCTTTGAACCTTTGTAAATTAACACCTGCAGGAAAGATATGAGCAGGAAAAAAATTTCAGAGAATCAACATTTTGGAAAGGAATGACTGACTATAGTAATTTGTGCTGGACCTGGTAGGGTTGGACATAAGAAGGGTGATGAGAATGGGAGAGATGAGTAGGGCTGGAATGCTTAAGTAGAGCTGGCATGAGTCCAGCCAATTCCAATGAGCAGAAACCATTATAAGTAGCAGTAAAAAAGCAGAGAGTAAAGATAGCACACTTCTGAGCTAGAAGCTGGAGAGTGTTTATGAATGAATTAATGATAATCAGTTGGGTGGCCCTTTGACTCTTTTCTGGATGCTGCAttggatatgtgcatgtgtgtgtgtgtgtgtatagcagcaATACCATCCCAATGTGAGAGCAATGCTCCATTGTGGATCTTAGCAAAAGTTGTTTTTCTTCCTGCTAGAAGTTATTGCATTTTAGACattatttctatcaaaattaaaatataatttcaacataTATAATGCTCAATTAATATTGTCACAGTTTATTCAGAAATTGTGACTGTATTGGTTATCCAAACAAGttagaaagaaacattattttacttttaacaaATAGTGTCCTGAAgcaataaaaaaagttttaatttgtttttgatgTTAAAGTGCTTATTAAATCATTCCAAATTTACAGAGTATAATTTGCTTAATTttagtattaaataaaattaagcatTTGAAAATTGATTCTTAAATAATATACTGTTGAATTCTCTGAAGATCACTAGTTATGTTAATatgtgtaatttattttattgtaaaaaaattattattcaaatgtttgtatatttgtaccaaatcttacataattataatagttaaaaagaaatatgttCATTTGACTGAGACTAGTTTTTTATATAAGACAGTTGAATCTTTTGGAGGTTACCAACATTGTTGAATCTCTTGGTGATTTACAACCTTTTATggtgaaaaattattatttcaaattttgttagcATATTTGTACTAAATCTTAAGTAACTATAATAACTGGAAAGGAAAATGTTCATATtactgaaagaaaaatatgtttgaaTTTACAACATGTGTCTACTGTGTAAGTGTAAAGGTtacaatatttattaatatcaaaCAACCTGAGATAAATATTTGATGGTTCAGTCAGATTCAGCTGAATCAAAGGCTATTATAAATAAAacctaaaaaatattatatttacaatttttcaaatactattcatgtttttttttttttagtctggtaAATAGTGCGAATATCAAGTTCATCTATAACAGCTACACGTCTGTTGTCttccatttttaaaatataaggCTGTTCCCCAAGTGCTAGCTCATTAGGAATGTTTACTCTCAAAGATATATGGGATGTGTCTTCATGTTGTACACTTTCTAAAGTATCACAATCATGCAAGCTATTTATTTCCATGACAACTTCATGCCGAAGGTCAACAATATCAAAACGGTAACAACTAGCTGAACCAGGAGTAACTCGAGCCCTCTTCTTAAACTCAGGAACATTTTTCCCAAGATGTTGGCCTGAAATTTGAAGATCTCCATTTACACCAATAAAAAAACGAATGCCACTAATTTTTTCATAGTCTGAATAAGAAAAACTACGGAAAAATATGCTTAAGCCTGTCTGTCCATTAATAGCTTCTTGATTTTTACGATTAAGGAAATGAACTCTTCCTTTTAAATGAAGAGTTTCAACAGACTTAAGTTTAGAAATGCTTACAATATAGACAGCTGGACTCTTTAAAACTAGTGATTCTGAACTAGGTAGAatagaattttcttcaatatataaTCCCATTTTTACCCAAGCATATGGATTGAATTTTACTTGATCTCTCTCTAAAACAAGTGGATGAACATAGTTTTTAGAAAAATGTCTATAACGCTTCAGATGGCTGCTCAAATATTCATCTCGAAAGTCAAAAAAGGCTTTTTCAGGTGGAAAACGGTAAGCTACATACATGACATCTTCTAGAACTGgtttatcttcattatcattccACACCAATAATGAAGCTTGAAGCGTATCACACAACCATTTCAGTTGTGGAATTGAGTTCTTGATATAGGCTAGCCGAACAGAGAAGACAAGTGGTTGACTGATTTCCCAGTGTATAATTAAATCATGCATATCAAGTACCATGTCCCAAGTATATCCAGCTTGACTTACATCTGTGTGATAACCAGTTGTCCATCCTAAAGACAAAGTACAAGTGGGGAAGAATGTGCGTACATTACGAAAAAAACGAGTTGCATCAACAGGCAGTCGAGAACTATAAGGGCCTTTTAAGATATCAGCATGCAGCCAAATAGGAATTTTaagctgaaatataaaaaaagtattttaaaatcataaatgtaataaaaacaaCTAATACATTggtatttatacatgtttattataGACACCACAACATAATCTATAAATAAACATTCTTTTTCCAATTTtaaagaatatgaaatattttttgaatagTTTGACTCCACTCCAGTATTACATTATCTATTAGAAGGAAAAtttgtatatcatattatattatggaATCAATATGATCACTTATAGTTACAATTTCTTTCAAATGAGAACTGCCTATGTCAAACTTGTTATGAAAGTCTAAACTATTTCTAATTACCCAAGTTATGTGTACAATAAGTTTCGTGTAGGTTGTACAATGGAACACCAACAATCACAAGAAGCTAGCTAGAGTTGGATTATGGCTAGCTTCTTGTGATTGTTGGTGTTCCATTGGCAAAATATTGtcaagtttatttatttaacagtAAATAGCAGTAAGCAATAtagataaattatttacatttaaatatagatatgatCACATGTGACCCTTCACAATCAGAAGTTTTATTCAACTGATCTTGCATTAAATTAATACTCATCTGAAATAGACTCAGTTACAGGGAAGCATGCAATAATATTCTCCTGGAAATAAATTGGTTTAATTCCTTTTATTGTTTGAAAACTGCATCTAACACCATATTTGTTTCTGTATCAGTTTTCAAATCATGACCTTTATTAATAAAGTGTAGAATATCATTCAAAGCTTGATGATTGGTTTTGTACTTTGTTCACAATCAGTTTGTATCATTATTTAAGTGATCTGCACAGTAAGAATCACAACTGTATTGTCACCAGCTTGATATATAAATCTAACTTGTGGTTCATCATTTTCACAACATCACTATAAAACTGGAGTGAGTTTCATCAGACATTGTTACTGGTGATCATATCCAGCTGATGCACTAAGAAGGCCTCCTGGGTGAGTGATTATCCAGTAACTAAAAGGCACGCAACTTAAGTATGCATTATTGGAAGCTTTACTTAGAAGAtatgcttttaaccctttcgttactgaatttattttgagatgctcagtgtttcttccaattatgttaaatataacaaagaattaagtaaaataacatcgttatcattaagctagagttagggacataaattgtaactaaggtttggtggaaggttttaattcagaacttttgaaaaccagacatttgtactaaagagccagagccggtttcagccgggttggtaacgaaagggttaaacacagttTAACACTAGCTATCATTTTCTAACAATTCCATTTGATTTGGGTGGTATGGAgatatttttatagatttatatttggTCTTATCAAGCCACTGCCACAAAATTCACTAGCATTTTCAGATGTTAATGTTTCTAGAGCTTCAATTTCAAAAGTTAATGTTGAACTATCAATATTCATCACATCCATACCAAGCAAACCATGAATTTTATTTTTGACTTTCAACAATAGCATTCACATACTCTGTAATCAATTTCCATGAAAGTGGcaatttttccaaaaatttcaatGAGTTTGAGATCACAAGTCCTTAATTTAGGTTTATCCAAATTCATTCAAAAGTTCTGAGGTATTATAGTTATCTGATTTCAGTTGATAATTTTCATTTGAGTGTTAAAACTCTAGAGTTCCATATTGATGactgtatgtttttttatgtcaATTTCATAAATTCTTGcaaaattttcctttttaatttttcaactttttttttacagaattatGTATTATTTTAAAGTGATTCAGTACACTACACTTAATACAGGCTTACAAGATACAGGATGGTGTATGCTTATATCCACAAGATTGACACttataatcccttctactatagccacaatttgggggaaggggctacTCAACTACACTGACCCAagcacacaactggtatttatcatatcaaccctgaaaggatgaaaggcgaagtcaacctcagaacatgaagatggatgatATACCACTAAAAATTTTGCATGGTATGCTAACAATGTTAACTCCTTAAAATTGACATTTCTAAGGAGATGTATAATGGTTTCTATCCACAATTGACACAGTAATATCATCAAAATCATTACC
This DNA window, taken from Octopus sinensis linkage group LG4, ASM634580v1, whole genome shotgun sequence, encodes the following:
- the LOC115210411 gene encoding protein FAM151A-like, with protein sequence MATNILETKISQLLGQRYFKKSVLVRFLLFLILLIIWISVNGGLLPGFLRQRLPILRVGPELNILYYFEEAERDGSKIRWSRATNTPAKLKAALNGKYDMIEADVILKGQGTSKQAMTPIVSDLPAVDNNFELRTWLQQVKKYTKGIKLDFRTIDAVEMSLQLLKSMKDELKIPIWLHADILKGPYSSRLPVDATRFFRNVRTFFPTCTLSLGWTTGYHTDVSQAGYTWDMVLDMHDLIIHWEISQPLVFSVRLAYIKNSIPQLKWLCDTLQASLLVWNDNEDKPVLEDVMYVAYRFPPEKAFFDFRDEYLSSHLKRYRHFSKNYVHPLVLERDQVKFNPYAWVKMGLYIEENSILPSSESLVLKSPAVYIVSISKLKSVETLHLKGRVHFLNRKNQEAINGQTGLSIFFRSFSYSDYEKISGIRFFIGVNGDLQISGQHLGKNVPEFKKRARVTPGSASCYRFDIVDLRHEVVMEINSLHDCDTLESVQHEDTSHISLRVNIPNELALGEQPYILKMEDNRRVAVIDELDIRTIYQTKKKKT